One region of Phragmites australis chromosome 18, lpPhrAust1.1, whole genome shotgun sequence genomic DNA includes:
- the LOC133899482 gene encoding probable xyloglucan glycosyltransferase 3: MAPPPSTWWGSDEQRGTPVVVKMDSPYSLVEIDGPGMQASEKARGKNAKQFTWVLLLRAHRAVGCVAWLAAGFWGVLAAVNRRVRRSRDADAEPDAEASGRGRIMLGFLRAFLLVSLAMLAFETIAYLKGWHFPKHLPGNLQELEEHLRHLPENLRQLPEHLRVPERREIEGWLHRAYVAWLDFRIDYIAWAIQKLSAFCIVLFMVQSVDRIVLCFGCFWIKLRGIKPRANVSSSSGRPRGRKNAADVESGNADDDADGYFPMVLVQMPMCNEKEVYETSISHVCQMDWPRGRMLIQVLDDSDDEVCQMLIKAEVTKWSQRGVNIIYRHRLSRTGYKAGNLKSAMSCDYVKDYEFVTIFDADFQPNPDFLKLTVPHFKGNPELGLVQARWSFVNKDENLLTRLQNINLCFHFEVEQQVNGVYLNFFGFNGTAGVWRIEALEDSGGWMERTTVEDMDIAVRAHLNGWKFIFLNDVKVLCELPESYEAYRKQQHRWHSGPMQLFRLCLPAIFKSKIPFWKKANLVMLFFLLRKLVLPFYSFTLFCVILPMTMFVPEAELPIWVICYVPVLMSILNILPAPKSFPFVIPYLLFENTMSVTKFNAMVSGLFQLGSSYEWIVTKKAGRTSSASDILALAEADAHAPLPAAKLVRGMSEGGLQEWSKLREQEAAEWANKEDAAAALAAASATPTAAKKSKAKKPNRIFKKELALAFLLLTAATRSLLSAQGLHFYFLLFQGVTFLAVGLDLIGEQVS, from the exons ATGGCGCCGCCGCCAAGCACGTGGTGGGGCAGCGATGAGCAGCGCGGCACGCCGGTAGTCGTGAAGATGGATAGCCCCTACTCCCTCGTCGAGATCGACGGGCCCGGCATGCAGGCGTCCGAGAAGGCCCGCGGCAAGAACGCCAAGCAGTTCACGTGGGTGCTGCTCCTGCGCGCGCACCGCGCCGTCGGGTGCGTCGCCTGGCTCGCCGCGGGCTTCTGGGgcgtcctcgccgccgtgaACCGCCGGGTGCGCCGCAGCCGCGATGCGGACGCCGAGCCGGACGCTGAGGCCTCCGGTCGCGGCAGGATCATGCTGGGGTTCCTGCGGGCGTTCCTGCTGGTCTCCCTCGCCATGCTCGCCTTCGAGACCATCGCCTACCTCAAAGGGTGGCACTTCCCGAAGCACCTTCCGGGGAACCTGCAGGAGCTGGAGGAGCACCTGCGCCACCTCCCCGAGAACCTGCGGCAGCTGCCGGAGCACCTCCGCGTGCCGGAGCGGCGGGAGATCGAGGGGTGGCTGCACCGGGCCTACGTGGCGTGGCTGGACTTCCGCATCGACTACATCGCCTGGGCCATCCAGAAGCTGTCCGCCTTCTGCATCGTCCTCTTCATGGTGCAGTCCGTCGACCGCATCGTCCTCTGCTTCGGCTGCTTCTGGATCAAGCTCCGCGGCATCAAGCCCCGCGCCaacgtctcctcctcctccggcagaCCCCGCGGCAGGAAGAACGCCGCTGACGTCGAGAGCGGCAACGCCGATGATGACGCCGACGGCTACTTCCCCATGGTCCTCGTCCAGATGCCCATGTGCAACGAGAAAGAG GTGTACGAGACGTCGATCTCGCACGTGTGCCAGATGGACTGGCCGCGGGGTCGGATGCTGATCCAGGTTCTGGACGACTCGGACGATGAGGTGTGCCAGATGCTGATCAAGGCGGAAGTAACCAAGTGGAGCCAGCGCGGCGTCAACATCATCTACCGCCACCGCCTGTCACGCACCGGGTACAAGGCCGGCAACCTCAAGTCCGCCATGAGCTGCGACTACGTCAAGGACTACGAGTTCGTCACCATCTTCGACGCCGACTTCCAGCCCAACCCGGACTTCCTCAAGCTCACCGTCCCCCATTTCAAG GGGAACCCGGAGCTGGGTCTGGTCCAGGCGCGGTGGAGCTTCGTGAACAAGGACGAGAACCTGCTGACACGGCTGCAGAACATCAACCTGTGCTTCCACTTCGAGGTCGAGCAGCAGGTCAACGGCGTCTACCTCAACTTCTTCGGCTTCAATGGCACCGCCGGGGTGTGGCGCATCGAGGCCCTGGAGGACTCAGGCGGCTGGATGGAGCGCACCACGGTCGAGGACATGGACATCGCCGTCCGCGCCCACCTCAACGGCTGGAAGTTCATCTTCCTCAACGACGTCAAG GTCCTGTGCGAGCTGCCGGAGTCGTACGAGGCTTACCGGAAGCAGCAGCACCGGTGGCATTCCGGCCCCATGCAGCTCTTCCGCCTCTGCCTCCCAGCCATCTTCAAGTCCAAG ATCCCGTTCTGGAAGAAGGCGAATCTGGTGATGCTCTTCTTCCTGCTGCGGAAGCTGGTCCTGCCCTTCTACTCCTTCACGCTCTTCTGCGTGATCCTGCCGATGACCATGTTCGTGCCGGAGGCGGAGCTGCCCATCTGGGTCATCTGCTACGTGCCGGTGCTCATGTCGATACTGAACATCCTGCCGGCGCCCAAGTCCTTCCCCTTCGTCATCCCCTACCTCCTCTTCGAGAACACCATGTCCGTCACCAAGTTCAACGCCATGGTGTCCGGGTTGTTTCAGCTGGGGAGCTCCTACGAGTGGATCGTTACCAAGAAAGCCGGCCGCACCTCGTCCGCGTCCGACATCCTCGCGCTCGCCGAGGCGGACGCCCACGCGCCGCTGCCAGCCGCCAAGCTCGTCCGCGGCATGTCCGAGGGCGGGCTCCAGGAGTGGAGCAAACTCAGGGAGCAGGAGGCCGCCGAGTGGGCCAACAAGGAGGACGCCGCGGCAGCGTTGGCAGCTGCGTCGGCGACGCCCACCGCCGCCAAGAAGAGCAAGGCCAAGAAGCCGAACCGGATCTTCAAGAAGGAGCTGGCGctcgccttcctcctcctcaccgccgCCACGCGCAGCCTTCTGTCCGCGCAGGGGCTGCACTTCTATTTCCTGTTGTTCCAGGGAGTGACGTTCCTCGCCGTCGGACTCGACCTCATCGGCGAGCAGGTCAGCTAG